The genomic segment AAAGGTTTTTGAATTTGGCTATGGGCTTAGCTACTCAAATTATTCTTATGAAATTCTCCCTGTAACACAAAACAAGGTCTATCTAAATAATCAGTCAAGCGACAAAATGGCTGTGGCATACAAGTCAGTTTCAGAGATGGGACCAGAGCTCTGTGAAAAGAGCAAGTTCCCAGTCACAGTAGGAGTTCAAAACAATGGTGAAATGTCAGGTAAGCATGCGGTGCTGCTGTTTGTGAGGCAAGCAAAGCCTGGTAATGGGAGACCAATGAAACAGCTGGTTGGATTCAACAGTGTTGATCTGAAAGCAGGGGAAAGAgctgaaattaaatttgagttGAGCCCTTGTGAGCATCTTAGTAGTGCAAATGAAGGTGGTTTGATGGTGATAGATGAAGGGTCCCATTTCTTGAGCATTGGAGACAAAGAATCAGAGATAACAGTCGCTTTCTCATCTGATACTAGTGGCGGAGCCGCATCATGGCAGGAGGGGGCCATTGTCCTCccaagaattttgaaattcttttacaTATATACATTACTATGCATATTGTTTTGAAGTATATCTCCTGAAATGAATTAATGGACCTCCCCGATTCAATTTCTAGTTATAACTCAGATGCCAGTGTTAGCAATCATCCAAAAACTTGATTAACACAGTTCATTAAGGTTTCAGCGTAATTTCATTCGTTCTACGTTCTAAGAATCACACTATACTACCTTGCAAAGCTGCCAacaaaggagaagaagaattgaCGCAATGTACGATGGCACTTAGCCGGTAAGATTTAAACGTAAAGCTAAAGCCTGCATCAACCTTTCTTTATCTCTTTAAATACTTATCTTCTTTAATTAGAACCATAATTGTATTTGTCGTATCTAACATAGGATGGGTACGTTTAAACAGGGTCAGGCTTAGGTTATGTGGGAGTTAGCAAAAACTATAGAAATCAATCCTCCATCAAAGCGTTTCTCATGTACAATCTATGTGTCGTTTCTTTTTTCAACGTATCCTTCAGCTTAAGTCTTTCTAAAATACTGTAATATGTTTTGAAGCACGAGTCAAATCGGACAATTGTTTATTACCATAATTTTGTCACAAGATTTGTGGCGAATGGTGTGGATCCTGTCGTTAAAGAAGCATATCTGAATGAGCGCAGTGTTATTAGAGCATATtatcaaagtttttttttttctctctatcGTATTTGCCAACAAAAATTGTTTGTTTACACACTTTTATTGATATAAGTGTTGCTTTTTTATTAGGCAGGCAAGGGTGGGAAGCGGGAATCCCATGAAACAATTGATTGGGTTCCACAAAGTGAATCTGAAGGCAGGAGAAAGGGCTGAAATTGAGTCTGAACGTAGCCATGGTGAGCACCTTAGCAGAGCCAATGACGATGGTTTGAGGGTTATAAAAGATTGTGGAAAACAAAGCGTCTGAGATCACAATCATCGTCTGACCACAGGGAAGGGGGGCTGGCAAATTCAGCCAGTTTGATAACAAACAGTCGCTACCTAATTTGAGTAGAAACAACCCAAGCATGACTAGATAGGAATTTCCAACTAGCCACTAGCCAAATACATGTTGCCCAGAGCACTTGAGTCATTCATGTATTAGTTGCAAATCCAGGCATTCCaatttccaaaaaaataatcagCTCTAGTGATAATGGAATTATGAAACTAATGGCACTTGAACTAGTATtcgatttttttattttgcctCTAAACAGAAATTTCCTTCCATGTGAACCCCTGATATGATTTTAGATTATGTAGTCATTTCACCAAACTCTATTAAGTCTCTTTGCTGATCAATTTGAATAATTAACCACATGCCCAAAGTGAACAATGCACAACACAGAATGTTTGGGAGGTATGCCACAATCATCATcttaaaaatctttcaatTGTGGTGTATTTGATACAATGACAAGGATTATAAACAGAACCAGAGTACAAGTATAGACTATTAATATATCAGATTCCCTAGCGACAGAGCAATAGGTGACACTTACTGCACTAATGTTCCCTCGAAAGGTTGCAACAATAAAACCTGGGTCATCCCTTGCGTTCCACGTCATGGCTGGGACTGTTACCTCACGGGTCCCATCTGGGTGAGTGTGATCACTAAATTCATGTGTGTGAGCACTAAAAATAATCctacaaatgaatgggaaggGAGCAATtgatatcacaacataaaatgAACTTGAATGCAAATTCTGGAACACAGTCTCCTTAAGCTATGGACAATGCCATAACAAGCATGCAAAGCGAAGAAACTCAAGCAGGAAAAATCATAGATTGCAATGAGAGGATAGGAGTAAATATGCTTCCCTGCCAAAGTTTAAAAGATAGTTACTTTATCATCAATACTTTCATGCCAGCAGCCATATCTAATATCACAGATGTCTGGAGGGAATAATGAGTTCTATTGTATCATATTCAATTTGCCTGAATTTAGTTAGTCAACACGTAATCCACCAAACAAGCTTTTTAAAGGGCATTAGAGTTGTTCCAAGCATACAATAATCCCcaacaaaagggaaaaagggaaaaaagaaatgttatCAGTAATTGAAGTTCAACCACAATTGCTAACTGTAAATAATAGGAAGCATACATACAATTAGGTGACAATAGAAAGTGCAAAGACAAAGCaagcaaaaaattatttgcaGATTCTGTAGGGGATGCTTACCTAGGTTTAAGAGCTTGAAAAATGTATTCAGTAGCATTTGGTGGTACAGTTTGTGATAGATCATAAGGCCCACTCCCAGATAAGTTGCTGAAGGAAAAGATTCAACAATTTTTAAGCAGACTGTTTGGCAGCAGAAGTGAAAAACTATAAACTTTACAAAGTAAAATTCAGTTTACATGCATAGCCCAGAAAGTCTTTGTACTGTTGACAGGATCAATAAATACCATGATAATCCAGATCTCAGAAAAATGGGTAAAACTATACTTATATTCTTtatgtaacaacaatattcaTCCCATTGATCTCCCAGGATCCCATCAATAAAGATGGTCTTGGCCCAACATGATCAACTAGGTAGTAGAGAGATGTGGTTTCAGTCCATAATAACTTTGCCATGGGAACTAAATATAAAGACAGTAAGTTCAATACCATGCCCTTATCTTCCAATTCAACTGAAATGCATCTTTTAACATGTAGGgaataatttcattaaagaaaTAGAAGGAAACTTGTAAAGTTAAATCCATGATACACAAGCCATATGGAGAGTGCAGACTGATAAGATATATTTACCTGCTCTCTACGAAATTTAAACTATGTCCTGATGGATGAATGGTAGACTTGAAAGCACTACCTTCCCTAGAATAGGTGTTTCCTGGCCGGTACAAGGGAAAATGAAGTACTAGCACCGGTCCAGAACCAGATGTCATAGCATTTTCTCTCCACCCAAAGCCATAGGACAGCTCCCTAGACATGCCAGACTCATCCTTTGTTTCAGCTgtgctttttgttttcatttgtaGATCTACACTTTCCCTTTCTACTACCTTCTCAACACCAAACCTAAGCTTATTATTACCACAAAGCAATGCCACAGCATTAAGTGAAACAAAGCTGATATTGCTAATTTCAAAAGCACCACATCCTGATGAATCCAATCCTGGAAAATTCCTAGCTACCCAATTAACAGACTTTGCATCAAGATCACAACACTCTCCAACATCCCTGTCACCAAGAATAACATGCAAAGGGAGTTCAAGAAACGGTCCCAATAACCGATCAAACTGATGAAACACCGATAACCATTTACTTCTTGACAACTCCGACCCTTTAGCAGAAACATCTCCTAAGACTAGTAGCATATCAGGCTTCAAACTCTGGAAAGATTTCTGCATTGCACATTAGTAAACAATATTATCTTTTCAttcaaagtttcaaaattataaatacaaAACTTTAGCCTCTATGGGTTGCTTCTTCTGCTACTTGTTTTTTGCTTGCGGAAGCAAAAAATGTGATCAGATGCAAAACCAAGtaatacttttaaaaataaaaaaatttaattctgtGAACAGCTAAATGTAtaattttacatatatatatatatagaaaaactATATTTGAATGTATGTTCCAATTTAACTATTTCCAAtctttaataaatataattttacattttactAGTGTATAAGCAactttcagaaaaaaaaaaaaggaaaaaatcaaTTGCAAAAGCAAATGACAACAGCAACAATCAAACAAAGTCTTATTGTAATGAACTTATCGTCACACACATTCTGTTTCTCTCTATCTAGAATCACTTCAAACAAGAGATGACTGCGGTTTGTTGATCAATGGCAAGTACAGAAGCCCAATCCAAGGCCatgtcatttttcaaaacaaaatttgccATTTCCCTTGAAAATTCGATGCACCCAGaaaacaatttcaataaaCAAGACCACTTTGACTAAATGTATGAGAGACAGAACTCTTAAACTGCAAACTGCTTAAAGGAAACATGGTAAAAAAGGATGAATGACCATGAAAAACTTGGACATGTAATAATCTCTGAAATAGAGGTTGACAAAACCAGCATCAGAGCCGAGCAAAAGCAAGTTAGCGACCATCATAACCGTAAGATCCTCGGGCGAACCATCTTCGTTGCCAATATGTTCACCGGGATGGTTGGTGGTGTCAGGCAGGTGCTTGCAAGAAGGAAATGAGACCCGCTCTTCATAGACTATAAAAGCAGAGATTATTATTACAGGCAACAAAGACCTCCAAGCAACTGCTACCATTGTCCTCGGTTCTTTTTTGTTGTGAAGGGATTATATCATATGAGTTCTCCATTATTACTGTTGTTGACCACGGAACTCATTGCTAAGAACAGTAAATCAAAGAAACCCTCAAAGGGTTACAACTCGGGTGCGTACcacaaaacattaaaaaaaaaaaaaaaaaaaacccttacATGACCAGTGACTAGCATGAAAATTAGGCCCAAGTCTGTACACTAATACGTGGCCCTTATAGACCCTAAAATAAATACtagaattaaataaagaaattaagaaatataagaaaagaaataatcgattttcatttcatttcaattttttttaccaaacataattttaaagaaataaaggcAGATCTTTCCATTGATAAAAAGACTTGtcattaaattttagttactAATAGTATTGCTTCTTAGCTTGAATTAAAGTTTTATTGTGCTTCATataccttttttattttcattgttgTTCCTTGGTTGTCCTGACTTGGTAGCCAAACTAGGAAACTACGGGGCTGAAGGTGAGGTGCAATAACTACAACTACCAACTACATCTTTGTCAAAATAAGGCACTAGCATGCATCTTCCTTTGTTCATCATGTGATGTGTTTGGGAGAATATGATTGGTGTCTGTTTCACATAAAACCAAAGGGGATTTGCTTTAAACTACTTTATTAGCAACGCCAACGTCAATTCAATCTGGTACTTTGTTATACTTCCTCAACCTTACCACACCTGTTCCAGTCTTAGCCTccattcttatttatttatccacaTCCTTGGTCCATGGTTGGGGGGTTCTACCTCTACCTCCTCGGAATCACTTAACTATATGATAAAAGTTTCAATTTCTTATCTCATCATTCCTCTTTGAATaactatatataatttttgttttaaattagttaaaaattaataaaaaaaaaaagattatttcGTGAGCAAATAATGAAATATTCTGATAAATTAATCtatttttatgattacaaACCCATTATTAATcagtactttcttttattggtTTAGCCAACGTGTTGCAATAATTGATAAGTACAAAGATCAATTCAAAACATTAATCTCAGAACTTAATGAAAAACACTGTACATTACCGAATTTTGAAGCAAAATCTAACTATGTGTCAAACTCCAGTACTATCAGCAGTACCCGAGAACAAATGTCAAGGGCTTCAGCTAAAATTTGGCCAATCTCACCAACTCTTTTTAATTCTGGCCACCAGTTTGAAATTCCAGGGAACCTATAAACAACAGGGCGTAGCCTGCTCACGAGAGAGTGCATTTGCATAGTAATTGCACGTGACAAATCGTTTTGCAACAACAATTATTCAGTACAATTAATTCAAATTAGGAATGggttttgacattttttatttatacagacaaagaaaaaaggtaaTGGCTGTGACGTCATCACCTTGACCAAACTATTTACAGACCAATAATTTTGGTATAAGctccattttttctttgatgtACTTGATGGTTATGAATCATAGAGAGGTTAAGGGCTTGAACTCAGGCCCAAGACTCGGAAGCTCTATGGGTTTTCTATTTTATCAAATCATGGATGCTGACCCAGTCAACTCGTCCGAGTCGGTGGTAACTCCAAACCTCGACTCACATGGCAAGGTTAGGGTTGgctttttgtatttttttttttctgagcTTTTGTTTGGTTAATAATCTGATTCTTAATAAATATACTATATAGACGCTTACCAAACAGAGCATGGCCCACCAAAAATTATAAGGTTAGTTTAGTCACGCCGCGGAGcactgtaatttttttttatcttttagcGGTTAAAAAGTTTTACTGCTAAGTGGGAGTCTGTCATTAtgatttactttttttaaccTTTAAACTCCTTTCTTTTAGCTAAATTCCAATATGCTTATCCTTTTCGCATTGATTGTTATCTGCT from the Theobroma cacao cultivar B97-61/B2 chromosome 8, Criollo_cocoa_genome_V2, whole genome shotgun sequence genome contains:
- the LOC18592192 gene encoding metallophosphoesterase 1 isoform X1; translation: MVAVAWRSLLPVIIISAFIVYEERVSFPSCKHLPDTTNHPGEHIGNEDGSPEDLTVMMVANLLLLGSDAGFVNLYFRDYYMSKFFMKSFQSLKPDMLLVLGDVSAKGSELSRSKWLSVFHQFDRLLGPFLELPLHVILGDRDVGECCDLDAKSVNWVARNFPGLDSSGCGAFEISNISFVSLNAVALLCGNNKLRFGVEKVVERESVDLQMKTKSTAETKDESGMSRELSYGFGWRENAMTSGSGPVLVLHFPLYRPGNTYSREGSAFKSTIHPSGHSLNFVESSNLSGSGPYDLSQTVPPNATEYIFQALKPRIIFSAHTHEFSDHTHPDGTREVTVPAMTWNARDDPGFIVATFRGNISAVSVTYCSVARESDILIVYTCTLVLFIILVIVSNTPQLKDF
- the LOC18592192 gene encoding metallophosphoesterase 1 isoform X2 gives rise to the protein MVAVAWRSLLPVIIISAFIVYEERVSFPSCKHLPDTTNHPGEHIGNEDGSPEDLTVMMVANLLLLGSDAGFVNLYFRDYYMSKFFMKSFQSLKPDMLLVLGDVSAKGSELSRSKWLSVFHQFDRLLGPFLELPLHVILGDRDVGECCDLDAKSVNWVARNFPGLDSSGCGAFEISNISFVSLNAVALLCGNNKLRFGVEKVVERESVDLQMKTKSTAETKDESGMSRELSYGFGWRENAMTSGSGPVLVLHFPLYRPGNTYSREGSAFKSTIHPSGHSLNFVESRCISVELEDKGMVLNLLSLYLVPMAKLLWTETTSLYYLVDHVGPRPSLLMGSWEINATYLGVGLMIYHKLYHQMLLNTFFKLLNLGLFLVLTHMNLVITLTQMGPVR